From one Salvelinus alpinus chromosome 14, SLU_Salpinus.1, whole genome shotgun sequence genomic stretch:
- the LOC139538562 gene encoding glucose-6-phosphate exchanger SLC37A1-like isoform X1 codes for MAPVPPGIRFLASFNRDQWYRAFTFSLTFLLYTSFHLSRKPISIVKSELHKNCSALNELSTASSSQLPNLHTAAECSWKPFDKSNYKQLLGAMDYSFLCAYAVGMFLSGIIGERLPIRLYLTFGMLMSGLFTCLFGLGYIYSIHSLGFYIFVQVANGLVQTTGWPSVVTCIGNWFGKGRRGLIMGIWNSHTSVGNILGSLIAGYWVSSNWGLSFIVPGLIIAAMGIICFLFLIEHPNDLRSIHAVQNPAPCSNNQKLTKNWNGTNGHKQLYHSYKQGDKYQNWDTELLLPQDNSSVSVPVQQVVVVKSESEPSAISFMGALRIPGVIEFSLCLLFAKLVSYTFLFWLPLYITKTAHLDAKKAGDLSTLFDVGGIVGGILAGVISDKLGKRATTCAVMLLLAAPILYGFSMISEFGLGPTIGMLLVCGGLVNGPYALITTAVAADLGTHKSLKGNARALSTVTAIIDGTGSVGAAIGPLLAGVLSSQGWDQVFYMLMAADFLALLLLLRLVTKELTSGNVVKPRSGSTTVEDGPTALGVFQFGHGTEW; via the exons ATGGCCCCTGTGCCACCTGGCATCCGCTTCCTGGCCTCCTTCAACAGAGACCAGTG GTACCGAGCCTTCACATTTAGCCTCACCTTCCTGCTGTACACCAGCTTCCACCTGTCCAGAAAACCCATCAGCATCGTcaag AGTGAGCTACATAAGAACTGCTCAGCTCTCAATGAGCTCTCCACAGCCAGTAGTAGCCAGCTGCCAAACCTCCACACAGCTGCAGAGTGCAGCTGGAAACCCTTTG ATAAAAGCAACTATAAGCAGCTGCTGGGAGCCATGGACTACTCCTTCCTCTGTGCCTATGCCGTGGGCATGTTCCTCAG TGGCATCATCGGTGAGCGCCTGCCCATCCGTCTGTACCTGACGTTTGGCATGCTGATGAGCGGCCTCTTCACCTGTCTATTTGGCCTGGGCTACATTTACAGCATCCACAGCCTTGGCTTCTATATATTTGTCCAG GTGGCTAATGGCTTGGTTCAGACCACTGGCTGGCCCAGTGTTGTCACATGCATCGGGAACTGGTTTGGCAAGGGAAG GAGGGGTCTGATCATGGGCATATGGAACTCCCACACCTCGGTGGGCAACATCTTGGGCTCTCTGATCGCAGGCTACTGGGTCTCCTCCAACTGGGGCTTGTCCTTCATCGTTCCCGGCCTCATCATCGCTGCCATGGGAATCATCTGCTTCCTCTTCCTCATTGAAC ATCCAAATGATCTTAGAAGCATCCATGCTGTACAGAACCCTGCTCCCTGCAGCAACAAT CAAAAGCTGACAAAGAACTGGAATGGGACAAATGGACACAAGCAACTGTACCATTCATATAAACAGGGAGACAAATATCAG aaCTGGGACACAGAGCTGCTGCTCCCTCAGGACAACAGTAGTGTTTCTGTCCCAGTACagcaggtggtggtggtgaagagCGAATCGGAGCCCTCGGCCATCAGCTTCATGGGAGCTCTACGCATTCCG ggaGTGATAGAGTTCTCGCTCTGTTTGCTGTTTGCCAAGCTGGTCAGCTACACCTTCCTCTTCTGGCTGCCGCTCTACATCACAAAAACGG CTCACCTAGATGCCAAGAAGGCCGGAGATCTCTCCACTCTGTTTGACGTGGGAGGAATTGTGG ggGGAATATTGGCTGGGGTCATATCTGATAAGCTGGGAAAGAGAGCCACCACCTGTGCAGTGATGCTGCTGCTGGCTGCTCCTATA CTTTATGGCTTCTCCATGATCAGCGAGTTTGGACTGGGACCGACCATCG GTATGCTACTGGTGTGTGGAGGACTTGTGAATGGGCCATATGCCCTTATTACAACAGCAGTGGCTGCTGATCTG GGAACACACAAGAGCCTCAAGGGCAACGCCAGGGCCCTTTCTACTGTCACGGCCATCATTGACGGCACAGGATCAGTAG GTGCAGCAATAGGCCCCCTTCTGGCAGGAGTGTTGTCGTCACAGGGCTGGGATCAGGTCTTCTACATGCTGATGGCAGCTGACTTCCTAGCACTGCTG CTGTTGCTGCGGCTGGTGACGAAGGAGCTGACCTCTGGTAACGTGGTTAAACCTCGCTCTGGCAGCACCACTGTAGA AGACGGACCGACGGCTCTCGGGGTTTTCCAATTCGGGCACGGAACGGAGTGGTAG
- the LOC139538562 gene encoding glucose-6-phosphate exchanger SLC37A1-like isoform X2, protein MAPVPPGIRFLASFNRDQWYRAFTFSLTFLLYTSFHLSRKPISIVKSELHKNCSALNELSTASSSQLPNLHTAAECSWKPFDKSNYKQLLGAMDYSFLCAYAVGMFLSGIIGERLPIRLYLTFGMLMSGLFTCLFGLGYIYSIHSLGFYIFVQVANGLVQTTGWPSVVTCIGNWFGKGRRGLIMGIWNSHTSVGNILGSLIAGYWVSSNWGLSFIVPGLIIAAMGIICFLFLIEHPNDLRSIHAVQNPAPCSNNQKLTKNWNGTNGHKQLYHSYKQGDKYQNWDTELLLPQDNSSVSVPVQQVVVVKSESEPSAISFMGALRIPGVIEFSLCLLFAKLVSYTFLFWLPLYITKTAHLDAKKAGDLSTLFDVGGIVGGILAGVISDKLGKRATTCAVMLLLAAPILYGFSMISEFGLGPTIGMLLVCGGLVNGPYALITTAVAADLGTHKSLKGNARALSTVTAIIDGTGSVGAAIGPLLAGVLSSQGWDQVFYMLMAADFLALLLLLRLVTKELTSGNVVKPRSGSTTVEMKEH, encoded by the exons ATGGCCCCTGTGCCACCTGGCATCCGCTTCCTGGCCTCCTTCAACAGAGACCAGTG GTACCGAGCCTTCACATTTAGCCTCACCTTCCTGCTGTACACCAGCTTCCACCTGTCCAGAAAACCCATCAGCATCGTcaag AGTGAGCTACATAAGAACTGCTCAGCTCTCAATGAGCTCTCCACAGCCAGTAGTAGCCAGCTGCCAAACCTCCACACAGCTGCAGAGTGCAGCTGGAAACCCTTTG ATAAAAGCAACTATAAGCAGCTGCTGGGAGCCATGGACTACTCCTTCCTCTGTGCCTATGCCGTGGGCATGTTCCTCAG TGGCATCATCGGTGAGCGCCTGCCCATCCGTCTGTACCTGACGTTTGGCATGCTGATGAGCGGCCTCTTCACCTGTCTATTTGGCCTGGGCTACATTTACAGCATCCACAGCCTTGGCTTCTATATATTTGTCCAG GTGGCTAATGGCTTGGTTCAGACCACTGGCTGGCCCAGTGTTGTCACATGCATCGGGAACTGGTTTGGCAAGGGAAG GAGGGGTCTGATCATGGGCATATGGAACTCCCACACCTCGGTGGGCAACATCTTGGGCTCTCTGATCGCAGGCTACTGGGTCTCCTCCAACTGGGGCTTGTCCTTCATCGTTCCCGGCCTCATCATCGCTGCCATGGGAATCATCTGCTTCCTCTTCCTCATTGAAC ATCCAAATGATCTTAGAAGCATCCATGCTGTACAGAACCCTGCTCCCTGCAGCAACAAT CAAAAGCTGACAAAGAACTGGAATGGGACAAATGGACACAAGCAACTGTACCATTCATATAAACAGGGAGACAAATATCAG aaCTGGGACACAGAGCTGCTGCTCCCTCAGGACAACAGTAGTGTTTCTGTCCCAGTACagcaggtggtggtggtgaagagCGAATCGGAGCCCTCGGCCATCAGCTTCATGGGAGCTCTACGCATTCCG ggaGTGATAGAGTTCTCGCTCTGTTTGCTGTTTGCCAAGCTGGTCAGCTACACCTTCCTCTTCTGGCTGCCGCTCTACATCACAAAAACGG CTCACCTAGATGCCAAGAAGGCCGGAGATCTCTCCACTCTGTTTGACGTGGGAGGAATTGTGG ggGGAATATTGGCTGGGGTCATATCTGATAAGCTGGGAAAGAGAGCCACCACCTGTGCAGTGATGCTGCTGCTGGCTGCTCCTATA CTTTATGGCTTCTCCATGATCAGCGAGTTTGGACTGGGACCGACCATCG GTATGCTACTGGTGTGTGGAGGACTTGTGAATGGGCCATATGCCCTTATTACAACAGCAGTGGCTGCTGATCTG GGAACACACAAGAGCCTCAAGGGCAACGCCAGGGCCCTTTCTACTGTCACGGCCATCATTGACGGCACAGGATCAGTAG GTGCAGCAATAGGCCCCCTTCTGGCAGGAGTGTTGTCGTCACAGGGCTGGGATCAGGTCTTCTACATGCTGATGGCAGCTGACTTCCTAGCACTGCTG CTGTTGCTGCGGCTGGTGACGAAGGAGCTGACCTCTGGTAACGTGGTTAAACCTCGCTCTGGCAGCACCACTGTAGA GATGAAGGAGCACTAA